The following are encoded together in the Vicia villosa cultivar HV-30 ecotype Madison, WI unplaced genomic scaffold, Vvil1.0 ctg.001063F_1_1, whole genome shotgun sequence genome:
- the LOC131633034 gene encoding AT-hook motif nuclear-localized protein 29-like, whose protein sequence is MSGHDVEKIQELQLFTTPQLQTQTQNINTTIDNNNPESPSTVVRRPRGRPVGSKNKPKTPIIVTCENPNALCPHVLEITDGADVLKSLFDYARRQLRGVSILNGNGVVTHARLRQPTGRVITLQGNFEILSIFGTIFPPPTPEMVGGLRVHLSGTKGHMIEGSVIPPLMASGPVTLTAVSFANIVPEKISSMGND, encoded by the coding sequence atgtCTGGTCATGATGTCGAGAAAATTCAAGAGCTTCAGTTATTCACAACACCGCAATTGCAAACCCAAACACAAAATATTAATACCACCATAGACAACAACAACCCTGAATCACCTTCCACTGTTGTCCGCCGCCCCCGAGGTCGTCCAGTTGGCTCTAAGAATAAGCCCAAGACGCCTATCATAGTTACATGTGAAAACCCGAATGCCCTATGTCCTCATGTGCTTGAGATCACTGATGGAGCTGACGTGTTAAAAAGTCTCTTTGATTACGCTCGTCGTCAACTAAGGGGGGTCTCCATCCTCAATGGAAATGGAGTGGTGACGCATGCTAGGCTTCGTCAACCCACGGGAAGAGTCATAACCCTTCAAGGAAATTTTGAGATTCTTTCCATATTTGGGACAATTTTTCCGCCACCAACACCTGAGATGGTTGGAGGATTAAGAGTTCACTTATCAGGAACAAAAGGACACATGATTGAGGGTAGTGTGATTCCCCCATTGATGGCTTCAGGTCCAGTGACTTTGACGGCTGTTTCCTTTGCAAACATTGTTCCTGAAAAGATTTCTTCGATGGGGAATGATTAG